TTCCCAagattcaattattatctGAAGTAAACTTAGTATTAATTGGTCAAGAATCAAAGTCTGAAACTGAATCTCCTAAAAGTAACCAAGATGACGCAGAGAAGTATGAGCCATCCAATCAATTTAATAGAGAAGATCTAGAAAATCacatttcaaaattaacgAAGAAAGTGAAGAAACTTCTCAAAGAGCTTGAAAGGGTTGAATTCATCGtgaatttatattcaaaggCATTTCTTTCGGATTCAAGCATGAGTAATAcgataaaatatattaaaaaatatgagTTTCTAAAAAAATGTCATCAAGAAAATCTAGAATTACTTAGTAAAAAGAAAGCGGAATTAGATGAATATCAGAAAATGTTGTCTAAAACCGGGatttagaatttattacaatattctattaattatttaagaaaGCTAATAATCTagttgaaaaaataattaatctttttttttttttaaatacaattttttttcagtTATTAAGGCTTAAATTTTCCGTTATACTTTTGCAAATCTTTTGCCAAACGTTAATTTATTCACCTTAAATTGGTAAAGATATTTTGTAATtatcttatttttaaagcatgcacaaatatttttatatcgaattaaaaaaattcaatatagcaatcaaatattagcatttaaaaaaaattagctCAGAAATAGCGATCTTTGATTAAGAACTTTATcctatatttgaataattaaagtttGATCCAGCTCTATTCCAAACTTTACAACTTCCCAAATATGtcatttttgtttttcttaCCACTTTaatcttcttcaattttGTGTTATCGAATGGGATTATCAAAGTAAGCAAATATCCCTTTATTCGGCATCTtacaaattattagaaagtATTTTGAAACAATAATTAACAATACAACTAAATTTCAGAAAATCACTTGATATGCCTACAAAATcctaattatttttatttaaataaactATCAATATGAATTTTACTTGAGTTGACAATTTAGATATTTGGAAATGGCTAAGGCCATATTTATCAATGCAGATACTTTACATTTTGTTTCTAATTTCTTTCGAAGTATCTTCAATAATGTCATTTTTAGTGATTACTTGCTCACCATCAACCATTTTATCCTTTTCCCCATAACTTTCCACATCTGCCAGCTTGCTGGAAAGATTGGGTTGATTTGGAAGATTTAGTGTATTAAAACTCGAATTACCTTCCTGATTATTAtgattttcattttcttggTTAGGATATGTAGCTGGCTTTGAGTTTTGTTCTGTAGAAGTGATTGGTAAGCGTTCTGAGTCCAATCCTTCTTCTGGAGAAGTAGCAGGAGTGTGATCTGAGCTGGATCCTGTTTCTGGTATAGTAGCAGAAGGATGATTTGAACTTGATCCAGTCTCTGGAATTGTCACAGGCGCGTGATCTGAGCCTGACCCGGTCTCTGGAATCGTCACAGGTGCGTGATCTGAGTCTGATCCAGTCTCTGGAATAGTAACAGAAGGATGATTTGAACTTGATTCAGTCTCTGGAACTGTCACAGAAGGATGATTTGAACTTGATCCAGTCTCTGGAACTGTCACAGAAGGATGATTTGAACTTGATCCAGTCTCTGGAATAGTAACAGAAGGATGATTTGAACTTGATTCAGTCTCTGGAACTGTCACAGAAGGATGATTTGAACTTGATCCAGTCTCTGGAATAGTAACAGGCGCGTGATCTGAGCCTGACCCGGTCTCTGGAATCGTCACAGGTGCGTGATCTGAGCCTGATCCAGTCTCTGGAACTGTCACAGAAGGATGATTTGAACTTGATCCAGTCTCTGGAATAGTGGCAGGATGATCTGAACCCGAATCAGTCTCTGGTTTAGTAACAGAAGGATGGTTTGAACTTGATCCAGTCTCTGGAATAGTAACAGAAGGATGATTTGAACTTGATCCAGTCTCTGGAATTGTCACAGGTGCGTGATCTGAGTCTGATCCAGTCTCTGGAACTGTCACAGAAGGATGATTTGAACTTGATCCAGTATCTGGAATTGTCACAGAAGGATGATTTGAACTTGATCCAGTCTCTGGAATAGTAACAGAAGGATGATTTGAACTTGATTCAGTCTCTGGAATTGTCACAGAAGGATGATTTGAACTTGATCCAGTATCTGGAATTGTCACAGAAGGATGATTTGAACTTGATCCAGTCTCTGGAACTGTCACAGAAGGATGGTTTGAACTTGATCCAGTATCTGGAACTGTCACAGAAGGATGATTTGAACTTGATTCGTTTTCTGGTGAGGTAATAGGGGCTTGCTCTGAACCAGATTCTTGATGTTCACCATTTGAGGGCTTTTCTGTAGGATGCGGTCTAACAACTGGATGAGGCTTTGTGTTTTGGTTCTGAGTTAAGTTATTCCCACCTGATTCTGGATTTGTTGAGTTTAGTGGCttcattatttcattttgaatattttgattttcttgattattCAAGTGgccattttcttttatagGCGCAtgtttaattaaagaagaagaaaatccATCGATAATACTCCAATATCCAATTGTGGAGATTGAGTTTTCTCCGGCTTCAAGAGAAATTTTGTTGATTTTATTTGTGTTAATTGGAATATATCCAAGAATGCAGTTATTCCATGTAAGGAAAAGATAATATTCAGAATTAGAAGATTGGAGAGTTGTCGCTAAGTCTTTCTCAGAACCAAAAGTCATTTTATTCTCAGCGCGATTAAAGGGTTTAAGACAATGTGcttcattcttttcaaaaCATGTTTTTGTATAGAAAACACAAGCGATTGAATAACTTACAGCTTCAAGAGCGTGTTTCCTATCAAGGATAAAAATATCACCTCCGAGCCAACTACCATTTATCAAGCCAAgctcaaatttaatttcgAATTTAGTAGAAATGTTTTTCAAAATTCCGGATCCATCTGGatttaaaacaaataatgaCTTTGCATCGTTTGAATCAAAGAAACTAATTGAAATAGGTAAAAGATCAGTTCTTGGAACATTAAATCCAAAtcttaaataatttccCTTAGTTAGACCGCCATAATACGGAATTAAAACAACATTCGATTTGCACACATTCATTGCTTCAGAAATACTGCAaacattatttgatttagaAAGTGCTAGCATTTCATTGTTAATTTTCATCGCATCATTGACTGATATTTTGTCGCCATTATTTGTACCATTCTTATAATTCCCAgcaaaaagaataattttcgAGTGGgtattatcaaataaataactgGAACTTTCATCCCAGTATAATGAAAGGtttatttttgttgaatttgACCATTCTTCGGGTATTTGAGAAATGCTAGATATTGTAGAATCGTTGTCAAATAAACTTACTTCATTGTCATTCAACCAAAGAAGCATTTGTTTTTTCAAGTTTGTTGTGCCAAATAAGTTAGAAACGAGCATTGGAATATTCCTAAAATCGTTCCTCTTAATAGTAAAATTGATTAACCCTTTAGAACCATTAGTTATTCcagaattttcattatgaaaatttaaatttggGCAATTTTTACtgtttatattaaatacaGTACCATTGTGAGATAAAACTGAAAAGATTTTATCACCATGCCCATCTGGGGAATTAAGGcccaaattaatattcgATTGGCCTGAATGTTTATCTTTGGATTCGGAGAAATCTTCATCTAAAACTTGTTCCatggaattattttttaaatctatttctttctcatttgatgaaaaatattcacTAGTAGTTTTCGTACTAGTAGTAGTTTTCGTACTAGCAGTAGTTCttgtagtagtagtagttcttgtagtagtagtagttcttgtagtagtagtagttcttgtagtagtagtagtagtagtaggGATTTTCATAACTAAATATTTAgttaaatgataaaaaatttaaaaatattgactTACTAAATTCGCTTCTGTCTGTAAGT
This Cryptosporidium parvum Iowa II chromosome 7, whole genome shotgun sequence DNA region includes the following protein-coding sequences:
- a CDS encoding secreted protein (with one transmembrane domain, no close homologs) codes for the protein MNNFINEMSIKLIYKATKYIFIYMIFALLLKKLEDNSHKISFDSNLSLIKVLNSFENLQIDLMEDPKDLKLAIDTEDINQPDISEKNNSTYVSDKLDAHLEAENDINEKVRVPKIQLLSEVNLVLIGQESKSETESPKSNQDDAEKYEPSNQFNREDLENHISKLTKKVKKLLKELERVEFIVNLYSKAFLSDSSMSNTIKYIKKYEFLKKCHQENLELLSKKKAELDEYQKMLSKTGI
- a CDS encoding serine/threonine rich low complexity protein; the encoded protein is MKIPTTTTTTTRTTTTTRTTTTTRTTTTTRTTASTKTTTSTKTTSEYFSSNEKEIDLKNNSMEQVLDEDFSESKDKHSGQSNINLGLNSPDGHGDKIFSVLSHNGTVFNINSKNCPNLNFHNENSGITNGSKGLINFTIKRNDFRNIPMLVSNLFGTTNLKKQMLLWLNDNEVSLFDNDSTISSISQIPEEWSNSTKINLSLYWDESSSYLFDNTHSKIILFAGNYKNGTNNGDKISVNDAMKINNEMLALSKSNNVCSISEAMNVCKSNVVLIPYYGGLTKGNYLRFGFNVPRTDLLPISISFFDSNDAKSLFVLNPDGSGILKNISTKFEIKFELGLINGSWLGGDIFILDRKHALEAVSYSIACVFYTKTCFEKNEAHCLKPFNRAENKMTFGSEKDLATTLQSSNSEYYLFLTWNNCILGYIPINTNKINKISLEAGENSISTIGYWSIIDGFSSSLIKHAPIKENGHLNNQENQNIQNEIMKPLNSTNPESGGNNLTQNQNTKPHPVVRPHPTEKPSNGEHQESGSEQAPITSPENESSSNHPSVTVPDTGSSSNHPSVTVPETGSSSNHPSVTIPDTGSSSNHPSVTIPETESSSNHPSVTIPETGSSSNHPSVTIPDTGSSSNHPSVTVPETGSDSDHAPVTIPETGSSSNHPSVTIPETGSSSNHPSVTKPETDSGSDHPATIPETGSSSNHPSVTVPETGSGSDHAPVTIPETGSGSDHAPVTIPETGSSSNHPSVTVPETESSSNHPSVTIPETGSSSNHPSVTVPETGSSSNHPSVTVPETESSSNHPSVTIPETGSDSDHAPVTIPETGSGSDHAPVTIPETGSSSNHPSATIPETGSSSDHTPATSPEEGLDSERLPITSTEQNSKPATYPNQENENHNNQEGNSSFNTLNLPNQPNLSSKLADVESYGEKDKMVDGEQVITKNDIIEDTSKEIRNKM